From one Cytophagales bacterium genomic stretch:
- a CDS encoding uracil phosphoribosyltransferase, with protein sequence MVHILSQKNSIANHFLAELRDVKIQQDSMRFRRNLERLGEIFAYEVSKEFKYQSKEVKTPLGTAKVNLLENQPVLATILRAGIPFHQGLLNYFDQAPNAFIAAYRLPGQSGGEEDSKDDVKIEVKVNYNVSPDINNKNLIIIDPMLATGTTIVLALNGLLKNGIPAHTHIVSVLGSRAGIDYLQKSIKNFTIWLGDFDEELNKKAYIVPGLGDAGDLAYGYKT encoded by the coding sequence GTGGTACACATACTATCCCAAAAGAATTCCATTGCTAATCATTTTTTAGCCGAATTAAGGGATGTAAAGATTCAGCAAGACAGCATGCGTTTTAGAAGAAACCTGGAAAGATTGGGAGAAATATTTGCTTATGAAGTTTCAAAAGAATTTAAATATCAGAGTAAAGAAGTAAAAACGCCTTTAGGTACGGCAAAAGTGAATCTATTGGAAAATCAGCCGGTTCTTGCTACAATACTCAGAGCAGGAATTCCTTTTCATCAGGGTTTGCTGAATTATTTCGATCAAGCTCCAAACGCATTTATTGCAGCCTATCGCCTGCCCGGCCAGTCCGGTGGGGAAGAAGATAGCAAAGATGATGTAAAAATTGAAGTTAAGGTTAACTATAACGTATCGCCTGATATAAATAATAAAAATTTAATAATTATTGATCCAATGCTTGCAACAGGTACTACCATCGTTTTAGCACTTAATGGCTTGTTAAAAAACGGAATTCCTGCCCACACACACATCGTTTCAGTATTAGGAAGTAGAGCGGGTATAGATTATTTACAAAAAAGTATTAAAAATTTTACAATTTGGCTGGGTGATTTTGATGAGGAACTAAATAAAAAGGCATATATTGTACCCGGATTAGGGGATGCAGGTGATCTGGCTTACGGATATAAAACATAA
- a CDS encoding calcium/sodium antiporter: MGESFYYILLIGGMVVLLGGGELLVRGASKIALKLRMSSLVVGLTIVSFGTSAPELLINIQAALGDLPDLAMGNVVGSNICNLTLVLGVVALILPIKVHDDSIKIDWPVMFFSSVLLFYLIWYDGYVNKGEGIAFLLIIIGYTSFLIIRSRKKIKEKERPDPMSEIEGQKLGFEEKWWVDIVFIVMGCFALFYGAEWLVEGAKHVAADFGISERVIGITIVAFGTSLPEVVTSAIAAFRKNTDMAMGNVIGSNIFNILSVLGITSIIKDIRVHEFILNEDMWVMLGITVLVLPMMATRKRISRFEGAFLLLIYFSYIILTGSGIRPIAGIVDLFN; the protein is encoded by the coding sequence ATGGGAGAAAGTTTTTATTATATTTTACTGATTGGCGGGATGGTCGTATTGCTCGGTGGCGGTGAACTGCTCGTTAGGGGAGCCAGCAAGATTGCCCTGAAGTTGAGAATGTCCTCATTAGTTGTTGGGTTAACAATAGTTTCATTTGGCACCTCTGCCCCTGAATTATTAATAAACATCCAGGCTGCGCTTGGTGACCTTCCTGATCTGGCCATGGGCAACGTGGTAGGGTCAAATATTTGTAATCTGACATTAGTATTGGGAGTTGTTGCCTTGATCTTGCCTATCAAAGTACATGATGACAGCATAAAAATAGATTGGCCGGTGATGTTTTTTAGTTCAGTATTACTATTTTACCTGATCTGGTATGATGGATATGTAAATAAAGGAGAAGGTATTGCCTTTTTACTGATCATTATTGGCTATACATCTTTTTTAATCATCAGGTCAAGAAAGAAAATTAAAGAAAAGGAAAGACCAGACCCCATGTCAGAGATTGAAGGACAAAAGTTAGGTTTTGAAGAAAAGTGGTGGGTGGATATTGTCTTTATTGTGATGGGTTGTTTTGCATTATTCTATGGTGCAGAGTGGCTGGTTGAAGGAGCAAAACATGTAGCTGCTGATTTTGGTATTTCAGAGCGGGTTATCGGCATCACAATTGTTGCATTTGGTACAAGCTTACCAGAAGTTGTTACCTCTGCTATTGCCGCTTTCAGGAAAAATACCGATATGGCAATGGGCAATGTGATCGGATCAAATATATTTAATATTCTATCCGTTTTAGGAATTACAAGTATCATTAAAGATATCAGAGTACATGAATTCATCTTAAATGAAGACATGTGGGTGATGTTAGGGATAACTGTACTGGTCTTACCTATGATGGCGACCAGAAAACGTATTTCCAGATTTGAAGGTGCCTTTTTGTTATTAATATATTTTTCTTATATTATTCTAACAGGATCAGGAATCAGACCTATCGCGGGTATTGTTGATTTATTTAATTAA
- a CDS encoding four helix bundle protein, with protein MATGLENLWIYKLSEDLEVKVHEVTKSFPRNELYRSVDQLRRSSASENIAEHYHKTTTKEKFGF; from the coding sequence ATGGCAACAGGTTTAGAAAACTTATGGATATACAAGCTGTCCGAAGATCTTGAAGTAAAGGTCCATGAAGTGACAAAATCATTTCCGAGGAATGAGCTTTATAGAAGTGTTGATCAGTTGAGGCGTTCATCTGCATCTGAAAACATTGCTGAGCACTATCACAAAACAACAACGAAGGAGAAATTTGGTTTTTAG
- a CDS encoding SH3 domain-containing protein yields the protein MQNITIKLLILLVIFDFIILPQSFGNSFVSNIPKADSLFDQKKYTESYRIYEEIFEQSKMFTPQMLLKMAYIKEGLNDYAQALFYLNVYYLKNPDKKVLKRMEDLAKKYKLKGYEETDEWKVFYSVYLKYYSTFSVVLIFAAVIFFSFFIYKGLHKKKIKLAYSIAFILYLSVVYYVISLSKNYPFAIIKNDNSLIMRAPAAGSELVESVEKGHKVKVIGNHDIWYKILWKDEPDPWYKVLLNNESDVLYKIIWKKQPAYIRQNNVMLISEK from the coding sequence ATGCAAAACATCACCATCAAATTATTAATATTGCTGGTAATCTTTGATTTCATAATTTTACCTCAATCATTTGGTAACAGCTTTGTTTCCAACATCCCCAAAGCTGATTCTTTATTTGACCAAAAAAAATATACAGAGTCATACCGGATATATGAAGAAATATTCGAGCAATCAAAAATGTTTACGCCTCAAATGCTGCTAAAAATGGCATACATCAAAGAAGGGTTAAATGATTACGCCCAGGCACTTTTTTACCTCAACGTTTACTACTTAAAAAATCCAGATAAAAAGGTGTTGAAAAGGATGGAAGATCTGGCAAAAAAATATAAACTTAAAGGCTATGAGGAAACTGATGAATGGAAAGTATTTTATTCGGTGTATCTAAAATATTATTCTACCTTCTCTGTGGTTTTAATTTTTGCTGCGGTTATATTTTTTTCATTCTTTATTTATAAAGGTTTACATAAAAAAAAGATAAAATTAGCCTATAGCATTGCCTTTATACTTTACCTGAGCGTTGTATATTATGTTATTAGTTTGTCAAAAAATTATCCATTTGCAATTATAAAAAATGATAACAGCCTGATCATGCGTGCTCCTGCAGCCGGTTCAGAATTAGTTGAAAGCGTTGAAAAAGGACATAAAGTAAAAGTAATTGGTAATCATGATATCTGGTATAAAATATTATGGAAAGATGAACCAGATCCTTGGTATAAGGTATTATTGAACAATGAATCAGATGTATTGTATAAAATAATCTGGAAAAAACAACCGGCTTATATCAGGCAGAACAATGTGATGTTAATATCAGAAAAGTAA
- a CDS encoding MBL fold metallo-hydrolase — protein MKITFLGTGTSQGIPVIGCKCEICNSLDYRDKRLRVSIHIQIDGKSFIIDSGPDFRQQVLRERIDKLDALIITHEHKDHTAGLDEVRSFNFKQGHAMPVYTSPRVIQQLKQQYAYVFSNRRYPGIPQIEFHKVDPGNPEFEIEGAKFQPIEVMHHKLPVIALRIQNFTYITDANYISEKELEKVKGSEVIVLNALQKEKHISHFTLQQAVDLLKLLKPQKAYLVHMSHNLGLHQKISKELPEFIELAYDGLKIEV, from the coding sequence TTGAAGATTACCTTTTTAGGTACCGGCACATCCCAGGGCATTCCAGTTATTGGCTGTAAATGTGAAATTTGTAATTCACTTGATTATCGCGACAAGCGTTTAAGGGTATCAATCCATATTCAGATAGATGGAAAGAGTTTTATCATAGATTCAGGCCCTGATTTCAGGCAGCAGGTTTTGCGCGAGCGTATTGATAAGCTAGATGCCTTGATCATTACCCACGAACATAAGGACCATACAGCGGGGTTGGACGAAGTGCGGTCTTTTAACTTTAAGCAAGGGCACGCTATGCCTGTTTATACTTCTCCAAGAGTTATTCAGCAGCTTAAACAACAATATGCTTATGTGTTTTCCAATCGCAGGTATCCTGGTATTCCGCAAATTGAATTTCACAAGGTTGACCCCGGGAACCCAGAGTTTGAAATTGAAGGAGCAAAGTTTCAGCCCATTGAAGTGATGCATCATAAATTACCGGTAATAGCATTGCGCATTCAGAATTTCACCTATATTACTGATGCAAATTATATTTCCGAAAAGGAATTGGAAAAGGTAAAAGGGTCAGAAGTTATTGTGCTAAATGCTTTGCAGAAAGAAAAACACATTTCACATTTTACGCTTCAGCAGGCGGTGGATCTGTTAAAATTGCTAAAACCACAAAAAGCATATCTCGTCCATATGAGTCATAATTTAGGCCTGCACCAAAAAATAAGTAAGGAACTACCGGAATTTATAGAATTGGCTTATGATGGGCTTAAAATTGAGGTTTGA
- a CDS encoding response regulator, with protein sequence MLDPKKVLIAEDSSVIQTLTKNVLQFEKFEITSVKNGKEVLTALNNENIDLILLDINMPVMDGIKCAKTIRKLSDKQKADVPIVAITGNAKNFTMDDFRAVGINDYLQKPIDFDQLIKIVKKWIGKAVDN encoded by the coding sequence ATGTTAGATCCCAAAAAAGTACTTATTGCAGAAGATAGTTCTGTCATACAAACCTTAACAAAAAATGTTCTTCAATTTGAGAAATTTGAGATCACTTCAGTTAAAAACGGTAAAGAAGTACTAACCGCTTTAAACAATGAAAATATTGATCTTATTCTTCTTGATATAAACATGCCGGTTATGGATGGTATTAAATGTGCTAAAACTATCAGGAAACTTTCTGATAAACAAAAGGCAGATGTACCTATCGTAGCTATAACGGGTAATGCAAAGAACTTCACAATGGATGATTTCAGAGCTGTTGGCATTAACGACTACCTGCAAAAACCCATCGATTTTGATCAATTGATAAAAATCGTTAAAAAATGGATAGGGAAGGCAGTTGATAATTGA
- a CDS encoding response regulator yields the protein MKIVEKNESLFRTIFNNIPVLLKISDANADFYFFNDQWIEFTGKKDQKSISNSWINNIHPDDRDICLETTQMALKKKKKFEITYRLKTFNGEYRWILDTGAPYFDPDGTFKGFISSCLDITERKIAEQAINDKKVAEKSLKLKEQFLANMSHEIRTPLNGIIGMTDLLKNTELNKKQQEYVETVRKSSSTLLTIVNDILDISKIEAGKMQLHKTSIAISHTIEKLHSLFLQQATEKNLDFSYHISSNLPKYIKVDESRLLQVLSNLTSNAIKFTDQGSVKIIVKRLSSRIKADRKKYNIPDGSYLIQIEVKDTGIGVAEENFIKLFDSFIQADSTTTKFYQGTGLGLPISKRLCKLMGGDIGVTSKPGAGSNFWFTFQADQAKELVLPQSLQPSVSSTILQGLKEIPKVLLVDDNKINLKVVSEILEKSGCIIDIAFSGMEAIKKVKTGNYGIVLMDIQMPEMDGVASTNKIRKLFQAFPEKRCPVFIAMTAYSMKEDKEKFINAGMDDYIAKPIISETLINKIKYWSEHINREEGRSNKYQSRLINSNRDKKAVSNSIEKLRTTPGYSRKNDSEGTPVIDKNILNQLKDYGGMEMIKKVYEDFEKEARQLLGQCNRSLHYLEKIQPGRDINIILSNLHTLKGNAGTLGIKKVADYAELIEKQLKNKDYDLSRSEKRAYWDIFEGNFLYLNDAFKEYKDKYKGILNI from the coding sequence ATGAAAATAGTAGAGAAAAACGAATCACTTTTCAGAACCATATTTAATAATATACCCGTATTGTTAAAAATATCTGACGCTAATGCTGATTTTTATTTTTTTAATGACCAGTGGATTGAATTTACAGGCAAAAAAGATCAAAAATCAATATCAAATAGCTGGATAAATAACATCCATCCCGATGATAGAGATATTTGCCTTGAAACAACCCAAATGGCATTAAAGAAAAAGAAAAAATTTGAAATTACCTATAGACTTAAAACCTTTAATGGAGAATACAGATGGATTTTAGATACAGGCGCTCCTTATTTTGACCCTGATGGTACTTTCAAAGGTTTTATATCATCATGTTTAGACATCACCGAAAGAAAAATTGCTGAACAAGCTATCAATGATAAAAAAGTAGCTGAAAAGTCATTGAAATTAAAAGAACAATTTCTGGCAAACATGAGCCATGAAATCCGCACTCCCTTAAATGGCATTATTGGCATGACTGACCTGCTGAAAAATACCGAACTTAATAAGAAGCAGCAGGAATATGTAGAAACTGTCAGGAAATCGTCCAGCACACTTTTAACTATTGTAAATGATATTCTTGATATTTCTAAAATAGAAGCTGGTAAAATGCAACTTCATAAAACATCTATCGCTATTTCCCATACAATTGAAAAGTTACATTCATTATTTTTACAGCAGGCTACTGAGAAAAATCTTGATTTTTCTTATCATATATCATCAAATTTGCCCAAATATATAAAAGTAGACGAATCCAGGCTATTGCAAGTTCTTTCTAATCTTACTTCAAATGCGATCAAATTTACCGATCAGGGAAGTGTAAAGATCATAGTAAAACGACTTTCAAGCCGTATAAAGGCAGATAGAAAAAAATACAACATCCCTGATGGCAGTTATTTGATCCAAATAGAAGTAAAAGATACAGGAATAGGAGTTGCAGAAGAAAATTTCATTAAGCTCTTTGATAGCTTTATCCAGGCAGACAGCACTACAACCAAGTTTTATCAGGGAACGGGCCTGGGATTACCTATATCCAAAAGATTATGCAAATTAATGGGAGGCGATATTGGTGTAACTTCAAAGCCAGGAGCCGGCAGCAATTTTTGGTTTACTTTTCAGGCGGATCAGGCTAAAGAACTCGTATTACCCCAATCTCTCCAGCCCAGCGTAAGTTCCACTATTTTGCAAGGGTTAAAGGAGATTCCTAAAGTTTTGCTTGTTGATGATAATAAAATTAATTTAAAGGTCGTTTCTGAAATATTAGAAAAATCCGGTTGTATAATAGATATTGCTTTCAGTGGTATGGAGGCAATTAAAAAGGTAAAAACCGGTAATTATGGTATAGTGCTAATGGATATTCAGATGCCTGAAATGGATGGAGTAGCTTCTACTAACAAAATCCGAAAATTATTTCAGGCTTTCCCGGAGAAACGTTGCCCTGTTTTCATAGCTATGACTGCATATTCTATGAAAGAAGACAAAGAAAAATTCATTAATGCAGGTATGGACGATTATATAGCCAAACCTATTATTTCTGAAACACTTATTAATAAGATTAAATACTGGAGTGAACATATTAATAGAGAGGAGGGCAGGAGTAATAAGTATCAAAGCCGGTTAATCAATTCTAACCGGGATAAAAAGGCTGTTTCAAACTCTATTGAAAAGCTGAGGACTACTCCCGGCTATAGTCGGAAGAACGATAGCGAGGGAACGCCCGTTATTGATAAGAATATCCTGAACCAACTAAAAGATTATGGTGGTATGGAAATGATAAAAAAAGTTTACGAAGATTTTGAAAAAGAGGCGCGACAGCTATTAGGGCAATGTAATAGATCTTTGCATTATTTAGAAAAAATTCAACCGGGTAGGGATATTAATATAATTTTGAGTAACTTGCACACGCTTAAAGGTAATGCCGGGACACTGGGGATAAAAAAAGTAGCTGATTATGCTGAATTAATAGAAAAGCAATTGAAAAATAAAGATTATGACTTGTCCCGTAGTGAGAAACGAGCCTATTGGGATATTTTTGAAGGAAATTTTTTGTATCTCAATGATGCTTTTAAGGAATATAAAGACAAATACAAAGGAATACTTAATATTTAA